The DNA window ttgttgataTAATCGTTCATAGGCAGTTTTCATTTGTGTCAATGATTGTCTATTCAATGAAAGtagaattaataataattgtcaaaatagccaaaatcaaattattttttccccTCCCCTCGATACATACCCAGTAGAATCCAGATCTTGTtgccagaattttttctcttcaccATAAGAATTTAATTTACGTTTAAAATCTTCCAATTCTAGATCTCGTTTTTTGAGCTGATTATTCAATGTTGCACAATTGAATTGACAACTATTCAGTTTGCTTTTAATATCGAGACGAGATTTTTCCACTTCAGCCAATGTTTCACGTAATTCATTACAATCTTTGATCAATGTAAATCGAAGATTATCACCTTCTTCAATGGAACGTTTTAATTgatcattaacatttttaagtctataaaatcatcaaaataatagaaacaaatgtgattagaaaaaaaaacaaagaacagaaaacattattattaacttacttttcaatttcaatttgactagaagataatgattcatttaattcatcaatttgacgagatttttctttcttttccaCCGTTTCTAAATGCAACGATCGTTTGacattttccatttcgtTCAACACAGATAGCCGATCCATTTCCAATAGGTTATATTTTTCATGAACATTTAGAATTTctgaatttttcgttttcaaatcattctCCACACCGACTATGTAATTTTGAActttaatcaattcattatttgcCGTTTCATATTTATCggtcatcaatttcaatctgGTATCTGTATCGGAtagttttttattcaaatcacCAATACGATTACTGTAGCCAATCTCCAATGATTGTTTGTCggttattgatttttcaatttgattctcCAATTGTCGTTGTAGTTTATGTTTTTCATCGgttgtttgttgtaattCTTGCTGTATGGTTTCATAATCATGACGTGATTGCTGTAAATTGCGTTCAATTGTagccaattcatttttaaatttttcttccaatTGTGTTTTCTCTTCAATTGATCGtcgaaatttttgttcatgatttatttgttgattggtcatcaatgattttaatttttcaatttcatcaccCATACGATGCTGTGTATCAGTTAATCGTGATTGTAGTGTATCATTTTCCTGTTGGCTTACTTTCAATGTTTCTCGTAATGCTTGTATTCTATCATCGGATTCTTTTTTACATTCCAATtctaaattcaattgttttccaCGTTCTTCcaattctttttccaatttgGAACAATAAGCTTCTTTACTGAATAAATTTTGACGTATTTCATTCAGTTCATGTTGTAGACCGGAAATTTCTTTAATCGAATGActaattggttttttttttgtttttttgttttgttttggtgagagaaaaaaaaatgtaactattttttttcgcagaGAAACTTTcgagcaaaaaataaaaaacttaCCTCAAATCATCAcgtaattttttaatttcctGAAAATCTTTATcctgattcaattcatattcaCGCAGTTTATCTTCCAATTGTTGACGGCGATTTTTATATTCAGattgtaataatttcaatttcgattCAAGATTAAGATTAAATTTtcttaaatcatcattctgtttatctttttcattcaatgccatttccaatgaatctttcaacaattttgCATCATTATGTGATTTTTGTAAATCTTTTTCAAACATatcgatttttgatttcaataatgattgttcggtttccaattttgtttctaatgtatgaattttttgcatTGCATTCACCAATTgtgatttgaaattattttcacatACAAGATGTTTCTGTCGTAAACCAACAATTTCATGTTCATGTTTCTGTACAAGTATCTGTGTTTCTTCGGCAAACTGTTCCAATAATAAACGTTTGGTTTTAATAAAACATTCTAGCtgtgattcaaattcatcgattCTTTCTTTAGTACGTCTTGATGTGGCAAACATTGTATCACTATTCATATTGCggttattatgatcatcgaATAACAGAatctgatgttgttgttgttgatgatgatgaacagtCGTTGGTGGTGTAATCGAtatattgttttcatcacgattattatcgattatcattGGGCTTGTATTATTTTTGAACATTAATGGTGGTTTAATCATTACCAATGAATcacaatttgattgttgatcacTATAACTATTGTTAGTCAATAATAAAGAATTCGTCGTTggattcgttgttgttgctgtggtTGGTTGATCTAGCATCGAACTTAAATCGAGTAGATCGGCAGTGtcgcccatttttttttttattatttttgaatattgatatttatgatggtcacctttttttcaagagaaaaaaaaagattagaTATACGTACAATACAGTTAGTTGAATTATATTATTTCCATATAGGACATTCAGGTGAATGGTGACGAATAAGGACGAAATTaggtttgttttgttggtgTGTGATCGAAGTCAAACGAAACGAATTGTGAATTGAAACACACTActacacacgcacacacacacacacacgaagaACATttaacatcaaaaaaaaattattgtaaacgtagtcagaaaaaaaatgaggtGTAGTGAATATAATTGGTGAAATATGCCGTGTGTTCCAGAAGAAAcgaaacataaaaaaaaatcaccttggtgatataaaaacaaactttggtatgtatgtatatttttttttcattcaaaacaaaaccagtAATAtgaacacaacaacaacaacaacaacaacaaccggtGATTGTAGAATCAATTTCTGTTCCAGAAACCAACAGAAacaagaatatatatataaaaaaaaacaaacagaatctGACGCACGACATAGAATCATGCTGGGcctagcagcagcagcagcagcaacaacatttaCAGCTAGCGCAGCTATAGGTGTAAAAACTGCTGagagaatgagagagagCGCGCgcgattttctttttttggcttGCAACCACCAGAAATTATTTTGACAGCAAAAGGTCCACACACATAGATGAAGCTATTTCTactttcgaatgaaaaattttaaatttgacaaaaaaaatttttttttttttaattaaaaaaattattttttttcctttattttgttcaatcaaattattaggctaaaaaataatgtgagattaatagtttttttttgtttaattagaaataataataagcattattattaattttcaatttcaattagaatttatgaatttatgtgaagagaaaaacgagaattcaatcatcaaatcatcaattttcttcagttttgttgttgttgataataaaattccattgaaaaaaatatcaggaattataatcatcatcatcatccatcatcatcacttttttttattttgatataTCCATTGGTTCATTGTTGAGTACATAACGTACGTACGGCACTTCAACATcttcaccattatcatcattacaacagATTTCAAATACTAATGATTTTACATATGATTCGATAcgtttttttgaaacacGTTTCAAAACTTCGGTCATCTTCAATGGCATACGTTCTTCacgtttttctttattcaaaaagaatgaatacAACAAAACATTACCTTGCGAGATCATTGTTATATCCAGACGATGTTCATTTAggaaataatcaataaattcctGTAATGTCATGTCtttattgatttcaaaaCGATCCCATATAGTAAAACTATTGTCATAATATTTCAATGTCTGGCATGCGGTAGGCgttgaaaaaccaaaaaatggTAAGGCCAAATTGACAAATGAATTCATATATGGATCCAATGTTTTAAATCCTTGTACAAATTTATATAGCTCAATAAATACTAGACCAGATATGAGAGCAGTTGTCGTTGCAATGGCTGGTATAATACGACCAGCAATCAATTTACTTTTATGGCGATCGGCTGGTgcaatttcataattttctGCACGTAAATTTGATGCGGCAACAATAAAATCCATATGATAATtggtatcatcatctttttcaaattcaattggatTTATTTTCACGGATTTCAATTCTTCCAATGTTGGCAATTCAGCCAATATCGATTTGAAACGTTCACCaacatcaaattgatttgaatccatcatcgataattcaGAATCATTCACAGCAATTtttagattttgttttggtttaaATTTCGGTATTTCACTTTCGGATAATGAAGTGACCAGATTAAGAATCTCTTCTCTATTAGGACATTGTGGAATATTGTACAGATAGGCTCGAAGATTGGCCGCAGCCATAACGAAATCCAGATGAAGTGAATTGCTTGGATCAAAGTTGATTGGATGtggacatttttttggcCCGGACCAAAACGGTGCACCGGTTGTTGTCGTATAGTCCGGtggaaaattgaataacaaTTGTTGTAtctgatgattgaattgttgttCGAAATAAAGACGTGCCCATTTAATACAACTCATAAATGATGTTGGACGTTCGGCTAACACTTTTTTCACTGATTCACCAATTTCGATCGGTTGATtgccattcattttgtttgtacgttcaataaattttggaTCAGTTAGATAAAGATAAGCTTGTTCAGGTGCCTGTTTATAAAGGCCTTCAAATTCATCACGAGCCCATTGTAATGTATGTTCAATGgcatttggaaaatttttcaatgtacaAATAGGAATCGATTTTTCCGGTGGATcctgtgatgatgaataggATTCCGTCAAATTTGGTATTACAATTTGAACATTGCCTTTAGTTCCAAGTGTTCCAGATTCTAATAATGGTATACGATAATATACACATTTACGATCCATATATGTTCGAGCTTCCAGATTATCCAATGCATTAGCAACACCATCAAGTGTTTcaaagaaatcatcatcataatatttttCCGTATCAACTCCAACACGATTTTCATGGGCAATAACATTGATCTGTGGATTCATTGCTTTTGTTGCAATTGCAGCTATTTTCGATTTGAAACCACCGACGTCTTTTGGTCGGAACAAAAATTGCCTATTCaaattggatttttcaattatatcCATATCGGTAACAACAATTTTACCACGTTCACTAGTTCCAGCTCCGATCATGGCAAAATGTTTTAAATGTTCACAACCGATAGCACCGGCACCGACCAGAAAATATCGCAGGTCACaaagtttttgttgaaattgttttccaAAAACGGCATTCTGACCATCATATCGACAATTCAATGGTTGAGCATCACTTTCTTTGGGTAATTGATTCGCATCAGTAGGCAAACATTCAAATGCATCATAATAAAACCATTGATAAATTGGTGAAAATTTTCCGGTACAAGCTTTCATTACTTCTTGAgcagcaccaccaccaataaatgaattgactGGTGCCAGATTACCACGAGCTTGTTTAGCAAAAATTTTGgccaaattttcattgatagaACTTGGCTCTACTTGACGTTCATTGACCAAACCGACTAACAATTCATAGAATGCATCGGCATCTTCTTGATTCCATGAACGAGGAAGACGGCCATTCTGATTTTGAAAACGATCTAATgcttgaaaaaataaatgctCTTGCTGTGGACGATCAGAAAATGAATCTAAATAATCCGGAGCCAAAATTGATTCTTTCAATGGTTTCTACAAAgaaaacgataaaaaaaacattagtTACAATCATAAATCCAAAACTTCAGCTGAAAACGTACAAAATTCATAGCTTTTGGTTGTTTAACTTGTGTAACAATACCACCATTTTGATAATCGGAAAATCCAGTAGTATCACCAATGGAAAATTGACATGGACCGGTTACTTTGATTTTGTAATCCTTTCCATTAATTTCGGTCATTCCTTTAACTTCAGCAAAACGAACAACATCGCCATCTTCAAAACCATGTCGTGCATCTTCAATGCAGGCAACAACACCAGCTTTTTCTTTAGTGATACCCGAAATCAATACAGAAATAGGATTTTCACCATTCGTATCGTAAACGGTAAAATTGTTGCCAAAATCACAAAATATTTGACCAAACAAACCACGTGATTGAGCCACAATTAACGATATGCCTTTTTCGCGAGTTATTTCACCAACTGATAGTTGTTCTTCCAACGATGAATCAGTCAATACGATGACGGAGAAATTTTGCAAAAAAGATTCATCGATTAATGCACCTTGATGTACATTCACTTTGACATGAGGATTCAATTCGGAAAGATTTAACAACGATTGTTCGGCAcgattttttccaatactCGATTCATTCAAGTAATACTGGAAAAATATGTCATTTTAGATTAAAATCAAAGTCATATatttatgaaataaaaatgaaaataaacttACTTGTGATGAGAGATCACAATAATCGGccaatttattatcatgtaATGTTACCTCTTTAACACCACCAAGAATAATATTTTTAGCAATTTCAACACCAAGACCACCTAGACCGGCAATCAATACCGATGATCGTGCCATACGTTTCATAGCATCATGACCAAGTACATATAATTGTCTTGAATAAAGactttcatcaatttgatgttcatcttgattattattactactaccactagcctgatgattcattattgaacCGTTCTCAACCGAGCCGTTACTTTtatgattctgttgttgttgttgttgctcgGTTTGATTATTTGTAGCTTGTTTTTTCAAGCTAACCGTTAAACACTTTGCACCGATATTACCAATTATTGACGATGTATTAtctgtattattattatctgcAGTggataatttcaataatttttgttgctttACACAATCGTTTGGATTGTTTTCCGCTTCACGTTTAAGATTAATTTcaagtttattattattattattggaagtagatgataattgtatcttagatgatgatgatggatttgttgagacagcagcagcagcagcagtagcagcagACGAAGAATTAttagttgatgataattgtttcaatttgtgGTTCTCACCACTCATCAAACTCGACATAATATGGTTTttcggtaaaaaaaaaatacaataacGATGAACAgaacgaatgaattgaaaaatatatatttgaaaaatttgtgatCGATTTGCGTTAATTTTGGTCAgccaatcaaaaaattacGGAATAATTCtcaacaagaaaacaaaaaaggttttgtttttatttagcACCAATTTCGGcaacaatgacaaacaacTTCTCTATTGGCTATCCaaacaacaccaccaccaacgcTCGTTGTTCGTTATGAaatgctattttttttccaaaaaatgaaatataaaaatagaaaaacatttagtgacaggaaaaaaaaactgagcaatcaatttttttgcaatgtatttcattcatcattgaattaatccaaaaaaaaaaaaaaacaaaaaatgattacaCAAACCTGGATTATTAagtgaacgaaaaaaaaataaatcaagaaattaaattcattcaaacaacaaaatgaatttatatagatgatatatatgattgaattttgaatgaaaattgaatcaaacaaaaattaaaattgaaaagaaactcgtcatcaaacaaacaaataaacaccaaaaaaaaaacgttgcTTTGTATGCGGCTGGCTGGTTGgttggtaaattttttttcttcttttttttctattctctTTTGtctgctgtgtgtgtgtgtgtgtgtgtgtggtagaTTCGATATTGGAATGGATTTCTTTtcctttctttctttctacttttttttttggatggcaaccaaattttttttttattataattgaaGAGAAAGATCCTGGGCAGCCTTGTCAAAACGCATGCGTCTTTAAATTCGAATCAACTAGAATAGagtcattcattgatgatgtgatcatatttctttttaaattttatcacCACTACTTGATGGCGctaattatttattgtttgatttatgaatgaatatatgcgatttttatgttttgtggttatttttttttttcactattccgaaagaataataaatgtgtgtgtgtgtgtgtgtgaaataaATGGCTTGATGACTATAAAAGTTGAGATTCTATTGTgcaagagagaaaaaaaaagtttcaagtGTTAAAATTGTTTCTATAGACGATGCCAgacgttttttttactatcagaatattcttgtttttgttgttgttgttgtttctggtTTTTAAAAGATCCACTAGATCATCATGTATTACATTACGCTTGGTTGGAAGCTacgtttttatttattttcacctATTCTTAAGGATTTTGCATAATAATGGCGCTAGTTTCTCATCTCTGGttacaaagtttttttttgttttgttttttgtttttcaccacctattttcatcatcattttaccTTTAACCAATTCATGCATGCATGGTATGCTTCAATATCAAATGGTCTGAAGACTGGGGCTAGACTGgctagcaaaaaaaaaaatgaatggaatttatATTTCACGCATATATTGGTtccaagatgaaaaaaacttttatcgTTTCCATTTGGTTTATTTggacatattttttttcttcgttacCGGAAcatgttttttattgtctTGTAAAACTtgtaaaaataaatccaaCAAACAgattataaaaacaaattgaacagTAATGATCGGTTGAGGTTGAAATAGTGTGTGTCATTTGAATTCGAAATTTCCTGTGTGATTCGATGGTCCggacatacacaaacaacatCGATGTAATCACTTTTGCCCGATATGTAAGTGTTGTTTCATGTATTcgggtattttttttctctctctccccgaaaagaaaaaaaaaccaaagatCAAAGAGTAAGTTGTTATATATTAAATATTACATAAGACCATTTTTATCGAtctgaaacaacaaattgatgatcgatttcaTCTCATCGGCTAACTAACTCTTCTAAGtaattgatgaaatgttCACCCATCCACATACATACACTTAACCATCATCCAACGTGAAATgtacaatcaacaatcaataatattctGGCCATATGTCCACGAAAATTCCTGCTCATctcataaataaaaattcatcttcATAACGAACTAGAAAAaccaagatgaaaaaaaaattcaaaaaaaaaccatcataaacaaacatacacacacacatacaaacaaaccattCGTGATTGATCCAATTGCAATTCAAATCTCCACTTTcgaatgtttgtgttttacacagaatttttttttgttgtttttgttttttgcttgtttttgAAGTGATTTTGTCTTGTGTTGCCAGTTACAACCAGCTGCCGATTTGGTGATGGTTGaaagtaaaacaaaaaacaaaaaaaaacaaaaaaaaaataaactccATTATCGgtgatcaaaaaacaaaattctgatGGATTCAGTACGAATGTGAAATGAacagagtaaaaaaaaaaaaaatcatcaaccagAACCGTTGATCATATATTGACAATCCTCTTATAgtgcatgtgtgtttgtgtgtgtgtgtgtatttgttggAATTGTTAAAAGAAATATTGAATTAGTTGTATAATGTAACTGTTGGGTATATTTAATTAGTATGTTCAATGGTGTAaatattgtatatatatgagtTTGTTAACCAGttatttattaatgattAAACACACATTCATCAACTGCTAACTATTGAATCTTATACTTCCAAGCCTCTTGCTAAATATTTCAACAGGTTATGGGTTCAGCCAACGCTAACGTTCGTATACCGCAGTTGGGCGAAATTCCGTTCTTTATTTGGCAAGAACGTGTAAAATGGGCACTTGGAAGCCTAGGTTTAAAGAACTATGTTGAAGATGTTGCAATCTATGAACGTTCATTGAGtcagaaaaatttgaaagaaaTAGATAAGGTCAAATCGATTATTGGAGATGCCTTGAGTCAACAAGATTTGATGCAGATTATTCCGTGCAGCAATCCAATTGATATTATGAAAGTTCTTGAAAACAAGTATCGTGGTCCAAAAGCGAAAAATATATTCGAACTGTTCAAGGAATTGCAAACAACGAAGTTTAACAATTCAATTATCGATCTATTTTCTCAAATTCGACGTGTTTTTCTGGAATTAAGGAACAAAAATGTGTGTTTGCCAGAAAGTCTAATGAACGCGATCATTAGCAATCTGTTATGGGTCCATCCACGCAAGAGATGTCAAACATTTGTATTTTGGTCgatacaaatttttcatctatgGTCTATGGTGATCATGTTAACGTTGGAAAGCAGAGTGCTTTGGAAGCACGTCGTAAAAGATTCGATTAGTTCTTGGCAGTGGCATTCGTTGTTCAAGCAGTCGATGAGGCCAATTCTTTATCGTTTATCCGGCTGTGAGATTGTCAAGCAGTTGATGGAAAGATTGATTCAGTTCCATAGCGAAAGCTCAAGCAAATCTACAGGAAGTCTTTCACAGAAATGTTCTGGAGACGTGGAATCGATGCTTAGCATGATTCGTAGATTGGATGGTAAACTGGAATCAAGAGAAGTGCTAAAGAGCATTTCAGAGTATGTCTTTGCAGACGTTGGTTCGAGAAACTAATTTGGTGACGATACATACGAAGATGATGGAATTGTTTCATCTGGCGTTTCTTATGGCACAGGAAAAGTGGATAATCATTTAGGAAGACGACGTTGGTAACACAGTTGTGTTAGCAGATTCATTGGTTGAATCTTCGTCAATGGAAATGATATCATCTGATGATTTTGGCATGTGATCAAAACGGTTGTTTTTGATGGTTATTACGAAAGAACCATTAGTTATTTGAATGGTAGAATCTCCAGGGTTGCCGATCGATCAGGTATTTGTGCAGACGTTCACAGATTAAAACCAAATGGAATTGGTAAATCAGTTGTGaaaacaagaagaagaaagtATAGAAAATCGTACCAAAAGTTATTTAGTTTGTGCAAAGAACAAGagatatgaagaaaaaggaAGTCCGAATATTCATGAAAAAGACGAGAGAATTACTGTAATGGTAAAGGATTCATTGGTTGAATCAATGTCTTTGAATATGTTTTGGCAAGTTTGGCAATACGACATGAGCAAGTTATGGCCGTCGTTTTGTTATGATGTTTTTGTGACgtttcaatatttatttcaaCAGGGGGAGTGTTGGAATTGTTAAAAGAAATATTGAATTAGTTGTATAATGTAACTGTTGGGTATATTTAATTAGTATGTTCAATGGTGTAaatattgtatatatatgagtTTGTTAACCAGttatttattaatgattAAACACACATTCATCAACTGCTAACTATTGAATCTTATACTTCCAAGCCTCTTGCTAAATATTTCAACAGTAttctcatgatgatgatatataatcACCATCCATGAtgtaaaagaaaatcaatcaccaccaacgccaacaacaacaacaagtaaagtctcttttttttcaataaatttcatttcacaacaacaacaacaacaacaacaaaaatagaatttttttttgttgttgtagtagAATATATtagattattatataatctagaaaaaaaaattatgaaaccctttaaacatttcaatataaatttcagaataaatgaaatcaaaatgaaagtgaaaaaaaataaatagatcacagaatataatgatgacagCTGCTGctacaattcattcaatgtttccaatgaaacaaaacaagaatgaaaacaacaacacaaaaaaaatatcatggctgaaattctttattcttcattattGTGCAGCTTTTGTTTATTCGTGGAAATCttcggttttgttttgttttggtcgCTGTGAATATTCTcacgttgtttttgttgttgttgttgttattcgaTTCATGTTTGATCTAAAGAATAGAATAAGTGAACATATcgaaaaatgtcatcatcatcaaaaaaaaaaaaaaaaaaaaaagaaaatagacAGACAAACATATAAAAGacaagaatgaatgataatgtaaAGGTGCAAAAGCTCCCCCCCCACCTACTAAATTCtcaaaaaaaccagaatcaCAAAATGTATGGAATGTATTGTTTgtcgaatgaaatgaaagtttatctttttgattctttaggattgttgtcattttcagttggaatttattttgtttccacatttcattattattatcttcattACACAATACATATAATAGGATATTCATATAAATGtcagatgtttttttttcttagaacaacaaaaaaaaatattcttttgtttcggtatcgatactatcgatatttttttattattattattttgtctatcaatttctattgatttgtttgttttgttttgttttctttttggctGTTTAtctaaagatttttttctttttttcttttgattggttcaatctttttttttttttgtttgacaagCTTTGTTATCGATTTCGAATAtcgatagatttttttctttattaaaatttcattttttttgacaatcgCAGATCATAACgttttttgtcattgaactaatgattttttcctaATACATTCAttgcaatcaaaatgatgacagGCAAATACGCGAAtacaaaaagaagaaaaaaaaattcaactagAGTCAATTATATTGTTTCTAGTAGAATAAAATcttttgatatatatatgaatataattctatggacaaaaaaaaaaaaaataaaaataaaacagacagacagaccaGTTCAGTTGGTCAGCCTGAGAGATAAACAAGGATTGACAGGATGAAAAATGAGAAGACAAAATCTTTGGTCATCTAATACAactgtttgttgatttttttgttggatgCTAGGGATTTGACCCTGTTACCAAACTCACTGTGCCATGAAAGTGATGTGtatggaaaatgaaacttttttttttggatcgaaaaaattttgatttaaaatttctacaaaaaaaaaaaaaaaaaagaaaaaaaaaaaaaaaaaaaaaaaaaaaaaattcatttcatcatcatcatcaccatatcaGTATttttcgggtttttttttcttgcttttgAATGATTAATGTTTTCTCATTAACATACAACCaatggtggtgttggtggtggtggtggtggtggtgttagTAGTGGCGAGAGTATACAAATGTtgtgtgatgaaaaaattttttttttttttttttttttttgatttctgaAAATGTCATGTGTAAGAAGAAATGTCAAAAGATTTATGcatgcttttttttctcaaaaacaCAGACAgaaagacacacacacatgaataaTGGCCAGAAGCATTGAATCTTGACACTGAcgttatgaatgaatgaatgaatgatgattctttgtAGATTTCATTTGAGGACAGAattctgtgttttttttctgttttgttttttttttgttttgaatggaATCTCGAAATGTATAAATGTCAAACTCATAGTTACATTTTacacgaataaaaaaaaacaagcaataaatgaaaaaagaaaaaattctttggttGTTGAGAATAataaccacacacacatacacacacacacaattgtgCCAATGGctttttttgacaaattttttttttgtctgtaa is part of the Dermatophagoides farinae isolate YC_2012a chromosome 9, ASM2471394v1, whole genome shotgun sequence genome and encodes:
- the LOC124497547 gene encoding uncharacterized protein LOC124497547 — encoded protein: MGDTADLLDLSSMLDQPTTATTTNPTTNSLLLTNNSYSDQQSNCDSLVMIKPPLMFKNNTSPMIIDNNRDENNISITPPTTVHHHQQQQHQILLFDDHNNRNMNSDTMFATSRRTKERIDEFESQLECFIKTKRLLLEQFAEETQILVQKHEHEIVGLRQKHLVCENNFKSQLVNAMQKIHTLETKLETEQSLLKSKIDMFEKDLQKSHNDAKLLKDSLEMALNEKDKQNDDLRKFNLNLESKLKLLQSEYKNRRQQLEDKLREYELNQDKDFQEIKKLRDDLSHSIKEISGLQHELNEIRQNLFSKEAYCSKLEKELEERGKQLNLELECKKESDDRIQALRETLKVSQQENDTLQSRLTDTQHRMGDEIEKLKSLMTNQQINHEQKFRRSIEEKTQLEEKFKNELATIERNLQQSRHDYETIQQELQQTTDEKHKLQRQLENQIEKSITDKQSLEIGYSNRIGDLNKKLSDTDTRLKLMTDKYETANNELIKVQNYIVGVENDLKTKNSEILNVHEKYNLLEMDRLSVLNEMENVKRSLHLETVEKKEKSRQIDELNESLSSSQIEIEKLKNVNDQLKRSIEEGDNLRFTLIKDCNELRETLAEVEKSRLDIKSKLNSCQFNCATLNNQLKKRDLELEDFKRKLNSYGEEKKFWQQDLDSTGQSLTQMKTAYERLYQQNVLLQDKLSQLESEANVHQKIDQSNRTSQTTEKEMIRRLTRECEQSRDRIAKLESEKKHFERLYIQMEREYNSLKNSFNTQNHRDFMNASLSPSTISAHKDSTNGSILSLTQLLKNDFTTPNPVWDDNTNRSLETLRQKNNELRQKVLGRPTESNTKKTTMKMLSSSLNTNTDCCECIYHHHQQQQQQNHRIESTSNHGITAIDNHKHNLDVAVDDGDDNLLLVDENRNNIINNDFDIDVNNVKHNDNNDDNDSFAEKLKQAELNAQKVLESCDSEIKKLTSKSTRIKSATNNHHHQYSSKIPLSTSNNGTNK
- the Uba1 gene encoding ubiquitin-like activating enzyme 1, translated to MSSLMSGENHKLKQLSSTNNSSSAATAAAAAVSTNPSSSSKIQLSSTSNNNNNKLEINLKREAENNPNDCVKQQKLLKLSTADNNNTDNTSSIIGNIGAKCLTVSLKKQATNNQTEQQQQQQNHKSNGSVENGSIMNHQASGSSNNNQDEHQIDESLYSRQLYVLGHDAMKRMARSSVLIAGLGGLGVEIAKNIILGGVKEVTLHDNKLADYCDLSSQYYLNESSIGKNRAEQSLLNLSELNPHVKVNVHQGALIDESFLQNFSVIVLTDSSLEEQLSVGEITREKGISLIVAQSRGLFGQIFCDFGNNFTVYDTNGENPISVLISGITKEKAGVVACIEDARHGFEDGDVVRFAEVKGMTEINGKDYKIKVTGPCQFSIGDTTGFSDYQNGGIVTQVKQPKAMNFKPLKESILAPDYLDSFSDRPQQEHLFFQALDRFQNQNGRLPRSWNQEDADAFYELLVGLVNERQVEPSSINENLAKIFAKQARGNLAPVNSFIGGGAAQEVMKACTGKFSPIYQWFYYDAFECLPTDANQLPKESDAQPLNCRYDGQNAVFGKQFQQKLCDLRYFLVGAGAIGCEHLKHFAMIGAGTSERGKIVVTDMDIIEKSNLNRQFLFRPKDVGGFKSKIAAIATKAMNPQINVIAHENRVGVDTEKYYDDDFFETLDGVANALDNLEARTYMDRKCVYYRIPLLESGTLGTKGNVQIVIPNLTESYSSSQDPPEKSIPICTLKNFPNAIEHTLQWARDEFEGLYKQAPEQAYLYLTDPKFIERTNKMNGNQPIEIGESVKKVLAERPTSFMSCIKWARLYFEQQFNHQIQQLLFNFPPDYTTTTGAPFWSGPKKCPHPINFDPSNSLHLDFVMAAANLRAYLYNIPQCPNREEILNLVTSLSESEIPKFKPKQNLKIAVNDSELSMMDSNQFDVGERFKSILAELPTLEELKSVKINPIEFEKDDDTNYHMDFIVAASNLRAENYEIAPADRHKSKLIAGRIIPAIATTTALISGLVFIELYKFVQGFKTLDPYMNSFVNLALPFFGFSTPTACQTLKYYDNSFTIWDRFEINKDMTLQEFIDYFLNEHRLDITMISQGNVLLYSFFLNKEKREERMPLKMTEVLKRVSKKRIESYVKSLVFEICCNDDNGEDVEVPYVRYVLNNEPMDISK